In the Roseofilum capinflatum BLCC-M114 genome, GTTTTGCCATTGGTTCCCGTAACTCCCACCCAGGGAATATCCTGGAGGTCTCGCCAAGCGAGTTCCATTTCTCCCAGGGTTTCAATGCCTTGCGATCGCGCTTCCACCAACACCGGAATATCCCAGGGAACCCCAGGACTGACCACAATCCGTTCTGGAGGTGGGGTATGCTCTAGGGTGAAGGAAGAGCCAATATCGCAGGCAATTCCCAAATCGTGAAGGGTTTTCTGTTGTTGGCGTAAGGAGTCGGAGATTTGGCGATCGCTCACTTCTACCTGCCAGCCTTGGCGGTGTAGAAGTTTGGCGGCTGCAATTCCCGATTTACCTAAACCAATGACATGAGCAAGGGGCATATGGTTTGGGACGACAAGGGTTTGTTCTTATGATAATCGTTTGTGTGATATTCTGAACTCTTGAGTTAAGGTCAACCCAGCAGGCGTTAGGAACAGGAATGGAAAATACACAGGTTTTAGATTGGATCGCGGGAGGATTGGCGATCGCCATTGCCATGGGAGGCTTATTAATGCTCTTTCAAGGCTTGTCGGGTTTTAATGAGCAGGATAAAAAGTGAAGTCAGATTAAACTCATTATCTATGTTCTTCAGTGTTGTGATTCCCACCTACAACCGGTTACCGATTCTGCAAAAGTGCCTGAGCGCTCTGGAGAATCAGCAGTTGAGCGATCCAGATATCCAGGGTTATGAGGTGGTGGTGGTTGATGATGGCTCTACAGACGGTACTTTAGCCTGGTTAGCAGCAGAACGGGAACAACTGCCCCATGTGCGTTGGTTGGTGCAGGAGCATCAAGGGCCGGCTGCTGCCCGGAATTTGGGGGTAAAGGAGGCTCAGGGCGATACGATTATCTTTATCGATAGCGATCTGGTGGTGACGGAGAGCTTTTTAAGCTGCCATGCACAGGCCTTGCGGGAGGGACAGGAGAAGTTAGGGAGCGATCGCCTGTTTACCTATGGTGCAGTCATTAATACCTGCAATTTTGACGAGCCGACGGCTGAACCCTACAAGCTCACGGACTTCTCAGCGGCCTACTTTGCGACGGGGAATGTGGCGATCGCTCGCCATTGGCTGGAAAAAGCGGGATTATTTGATACCCAATTTCAACTCTATGGTTGGGAAGACTTAGAATTAGGAGTCCGGCTAAAAAATCTCGGACTCAAACTGATTAAATGTCCCCAAGCCGTGGGTTACCATTGGCATCCCGCTTTTAGTCTAGAGCAAATTCCCCGCATGATTGACCAAGAAATCCAGCGCGGACGCATGGGCGTTTTATTCTATCAAAAACATCCCACTTGGGACGTGCGAATGATGATTCAAATGACCTGGATACACCGAATTTTATGGGGCGTTTTGTCATTAGGCGGAAGATTGAATGAACGGACAATGGCTCCGCTTTTGCAATGGTTAATCGATCGCGGCAAACCCCAATTAGCTCTAGAAGTCGCCCGCATTTTTCTCAATTGGTACAATGTCCAAGGGGTTTATGCAGCCTATGCAGAAGCGGTTGCTGTAACCCATTAATCATGAGCATTGCCTCCAGGTTGAAAGAGCGATCGCCAGGACTTGGCATAGTTGATGTAATCTTACTGCCCGCGCCCTGGTTGACAATCGACAAAGCCTAATGCTTCACTATCGAGGAAACTGGCGATCGCCATTTCCACCACTGCCTCCACTGGATACTCTATTTCCACTGCACGAGCGACTAACGCTGCACGAATGCGATCGGGCAATTTTCCTAAAATGATTTCAGCATCAGCACGAGAAAGCTGTTCTTGAAGGTTGACTGGCATAGTATCACCGTTCACTTGGGATCTGGGCATTATAAGGCGGTTCAGTGGCTCTGAGAATGATCGCTTCTAGCTCCAATAATAATGCAGGGTTCCCCCAATGAGAAATGATCTGTGCAGCTATCCGCACGTCCTCATCGTTATACTTGTCAAGCCATGCCCACAAAAAAGCCTTGTGTCCGCCACTAAAGCGCCCTCGCAAACTCTTTGTTTTACCGACGTAAAGTAAACCATCTGTTTTGTGTCGGATAGCATAAATACCCGGACGTGCAGGAAGATGACTCAACTCGCGGCTTAAGGGTTGGCATTGCTCAAAGGGAATAAAGGCGATCGCATCCAAAATAGTTTGGGCTTGAGCTTGCACATCAGAGTCATTAGTGGGCATGGGAATCAACAGGTTAACCGCACAAAATTATATTCGACCTGTTGCAAACACACGAGTTTCTCGCTCCTCGTTATTCCAAAGAATAATTGCTTTATGTACGGGCAACATCACCGGGCTATTATCTGCTAGACTTACGAGAAGGTATGATAATAATTGGATGTCCATCCATCAGATACGATGCCTGAAATCACTGGACGACACGCTCCATGACACCACCACCAAAAGATGCTGCGACGTTATATCCGATTTTGAATCCAACAAGCCGAGCATTGGGGTGCTTTTCACTCAAGTCGTCAGCAGCACGCAAGCCATTTTCATCAACTTTATAGTCTCCTGTTTCAATGTCAATGATGACCATTTTGCCAATATTCTCGTCTAACTCCACCTGCTGACGAATCTGACTTTCGTACAAATGCTTTGCACGTTGGGCAACTGCTTCACGACTTAAAAGGATAGTCTGCATAGGCTGATTGGCGATCGCGGCACTGCTATTATATCTTTATTCTAAGCGATCGCCGAACGTGCTATAAATGTAGAGATCA is a window encoding:
- a CDS encoding GIY-YIG nuclease family protein, encoding MPTNDSDVQAQAQTILDAIAFIPFEQCQPLSRELSHLPARPGIYAIRHKTDGLLYVGKTKSLRGRFSGGHKAFLWAWLDKYNDEDVRIAAQIISHWGNPALLLELEAIILRATEPPYNAQIPSER
- a CDS encoding glycosyltransferase family 2 protein, coding for MFFSVVIPTYNRLPILQKCLSALENQQLSDPDIQGYEVVVVDDGSTDGTLAWLAAEREQLPHVRWLVQEHQGPAAARNLGVKEAQGDTIIFIDSDLVVTESFLSCHAQALREGQEKLGSDRLFTYGAVINTCNFDEPTAEPYKLTDFSAAYFATGNVAIARHWLEKAGLFDTQFQLYGWEDLELGVRLKNLGLKLIKCPQAVGYHWHPAFSLEQIPRMIDQEIQRGRMGVLFYQKHPTWDVRMMIQMTWIHRILWGVLSLGGRLNERTMAPLLQWLIDRGKPQLALEVARIFLNWYNVQGVYAAYAEAVAVTH